A section of the Sceloporus undulatus isolate JIND9_A2432 ecotype Alabama chromosome 3, SceUnd_v1.1, whole genome shotgun sequence genome encodes:
- the CBY2 gene encoding protein chibby homolog 2: MDCIPPRVKLSDDTFIFLDGKWVNETCIQSAFPSSAEAQKKHVNKKMHNDWTLWEENKALWEENKALRVENRALREENKALQYLRMENKGIQVIYDESLQQILQQENKPLVALPLIEGLQNSKENKAIQLIQGEKKALQLFLEKNLPLKVFSQERKLTPVLKKEDSLDQETKKNIVQEANNKPASADAVRIVQEIQEENSAMTGKERQQTSLSLLDENEILEAVQKLNQTVLFLLRENHVLMEEKQALQTVQGGNKILWEENNTLKLQQKAIKGALSKIIAQMGLLQEELNSFAFMQESENTE, from the coding sequence ATGGATTGCATCCCACCAAGAGTCAAACTCAGTGATGACACCTTTATCTTCCTGGATGGCAAGTGGGTGAACGAAACATGTATTCAATCAGCATTTCCTTCCTCAGCAGAAGCTCAAAAGAAACATGTTAACAAGAAGATGCATAATGACTGGACCCTCTGGGAAGAAAACAAAGCCCTCTGGGAAGAAAACAAGGCCCTTCGGGTGGAAAACAGGGCACTTCGGGAAGAGAATAAGGCACTCCAGTACCTAAGGATGGAGAACAAAGGCATTCAGGTTATCTATGATGAAAGTCTCCAACAAATCCTCCAGCAGGAAAATAAGCCTTTAGTAGCTCTTCCACTCATAGAAGGACTCCAGAACAGTAAGGAAAACAAAGCCATTCAACTTATCCAAGGAGAGAAAAAAGCCCTTCAACTCTTTCTGGAAAAGAATTTGCCACTGAAGGTCTTCTCTCAGGAGAGAAAACTCACCCCAGTCCTTAAGAAAGAAGACTCCCTAGACCAGGAAACTAAAAAGAATATAGTCCAGGAAGCCAATAATAAGCCTGCATCAGCTGATGCTGTGAGAATTGTACAGGAAATCCAAGAAGAGAACAGTGCCATGACAGGAAAGGAAAGACAACAAACTTCCTTATCATTATTAGATGAGAATGAAATACTTGAAGCTGTGCAGAAACTGAACCAAACTGTACTGTTTCTCCTGAGAGAGAACCATGTACTTATGGAAGAAAAGCAGGCCCTTCAGACTGTTCAAGGAGGGAACAAAATACTTTGGGAGGAGAACAATACGCTTAAACTCCAACAAAAGGCCATCAAAGGTGCTCTCAGTAAAATTATTGCTCAGATGGGCTTGCTGCAAGAGGAGCTTAACTCCTTTGCTTTCATGCAGGAGTCAGAGAATACTGAATGA
- the LOC121927159 gene encoding uncharacterized protein LOC121927159 isoform X2 translates to MPCQTHCDTEKKQLKHSQNTTKDFPEGERAQSSLCIGNMSNGENVSRSGSKDQSQPEIADAPSVSESVHLKCSGFLLTVENVKKLQEEYPTTKSILTRQSIEAYINQSNLFLNENETSTEENETISIDYHGEDTCDDHRENIEETLKKDLQTRSLPSSVHEYQSSKKHEVADVETQTEWSYSDRSVDSTEQKSKQASYRSKARKKQDQRSLIVKEKYEGVERDGYKNEILRSTKNYLNNT, encoded by the exons ATGCCGTGTCAGACCCATTGTGACACTGAAAAAAAACAACTTAAGCACAGCCAGAACACAACCAAGGACTTCCCTGAAGGAGAGAG AGCTCAGTCTTCTCTATGTATTGGCAATATGTCTAATGGAGAGAACGTTTCAAGGTCTGGTAGCAAAGACCAGTCCCAACCAGAAATAGCTGATGCTCCTTCTGTATCTGAGTCAGTGCATCTCAAATGTTCTGGCTTCCTTCTCACTGtggaaaatgttaaaaaactTCAGGAAGAATATCCCACTACTAAATCCATCCTTACTCGACAGTCAATAGAAGCATATATTAACCAAAGTAATCTGTTTCTGAATGAGAATGAAACTAGTACAGAAGAAAATGAAACCATTTCAATAGATTATCATGGAGAAGATACCTGTGATGATCACAGAGAAAACATTGAAGAAACTTTGAAGAAAG ATTTACAGACAAGATCTCTGCCATCTTCCGTTCATGAATATCAGTCATCAAA AAAACATGAAGTTGCAGATGTGGAGACTCAGACAGAATGGAGTTACTCAGACAGATCTGTGGATTCCACTGAACAAA aATCCAAACAGGCCTCATACAGATCTAAAG caagaaagaagcaagaTCAGAGAAGTTTGATTGTAAAGGAGAAATATGAAGGTGTTGAAAGGGATG
- the LOC121927159 gene encoding uncharacterized protein LOC121927159 isoform X1: MPCQTHCDTEKKQLKHSQNTTKDFPEGERAQSSLCIGNMSNGENVSRSGSKDQSQPEIADAPSVSESVHLKCSGFLLTVENVKKLQEEYPTTKSILTRQSIEAYINQSNLFLNENETSTEENETISIDYHGEDTCDDHRENIEETLKKDLQTRSLPSSVHEYQSSKKHEVADVETQTEWSYSDRSVDSTEQKSKQASYRSKARKKQDQRSLIVKEKYEGVERDGKIIGSMREGGRGEISLDYKGMTC; the protein is encoded by the exons ATGCCGTGTCAGACCCATTGTGACACTGAAAAAAAACAACTTAAGCACAGCCAGAACACAACCAAGGACTTCCCTGAAGGAGAGAG AGCTCAGTCTTCTCTATGTATTGGCAATATGTCTAATGGAGAGAACGTTTCAAGGTCTGGTAGCAAAGACCAGTCCCAACCAGAAATAGCTGATGCTCCTTCTGTATCTGAGTCAGTGCATCTCAAATGTTCTGGCTTCCTTCTCACTGtggaaaatgttaaaaaactTCAGGAAGAATATCCCACTACTAAATCCATCCTTACTCGACAGTCAATAGAAGCATATATTAACCAAAGTAATCTGTTTCTGAATGAGAATGAAACTAGTACAGAAGAAAATGAAACCATTTCAATAGATTATCATGGAGAAGATACCTGTGATGATCACAGAGAAAACATTGAAGAAACTTTGAAGAAAG ATTTACAGACAAGATCTCTGCCATCTTCCGTTCATGAATATCAGTCATCAAA AAAACATGAAGTTGCAGATGTGGAGACTCAGACAGAATGGAGTTACTCAGACAGATCTGTGGATTCCACTGAACAAA aATCCAAACAGGCCTCATACAGATCTAAAG caagaaagaagcaagaTCAGAGAAGTTTGATTGTAAAGGAGAAATATGAAGGTGTTGAAAGGGATG GGAAAATAATTGGTAGcatgagagaaggaggaagaggtgaaATTAGTCTGGACTATAAAGGTATGACCTGCTGA